A genomic window from Heptranchias perlo isolate sHepPer1 chromosome 20, sHepPer1.hap1, whole genome shotgun sequence includes:
- the LOC137335560 gene encoding zinc finger protein 850-like, translated as MVEADTLIAFEEYVGHKDTRTTEKPWKCGDCGKGFNSPSQLEIHRRSHTGERPFTCSVCGKRFTQSSTLLTHQRVHTGERPFTCSVCKMKFTHSSHLLRHQRVHSVERPIKCSDCGKRFKSRNNMLTHQRVHTGERPFSCSVCVKRFTQLSNLLTHQRVHTGERPFTCSVCKKRFTQSSNLLSHQRVHTGERPFKCSDCEKRFKSRKELQTHQRVHTGEKPFSCSVCGKRFTQLSSLLKHQRVHTGEKPFSCSVCKKRFTQSSILLIHQRVHSDKRPFKCSDCGKSFKSKSNLLTHQRTHTGERPFSCSVCVKRFTQLSNLLTHHRFHTEERPFKCSDCGKRFKIRNELLRHQRTHTGERPFTRFKRKKRFTRSSTLLTHQRVHSDERPFKCSDCKKSFKSRNELWSHQRTHTGERPFTRSKRKKRFTRSSHLLSHQRVHTGERPFTCSVCRKGFTRSSHLLRHQRVHTDERPFKCSDCEKRFKSKVNLLTHQRTHTGERPFTCSVFGKRFTRSSTLLRHQRVNSDERPFKCSDCEKRFKSKVNLLTHQRIHTGERPFTCSVFGKRFTRSSTLLRHQRVNSDERPFKCSDCEKSFKSRNELLRHRRTHTGERPFCCSVCKKRFTRSSHLLSHQRVHSEERPFKCSDCEKRFKSRNELLRHQRTHNLGILSSMNWNEDNPADYTADKT; from the coding sequence gacacaaggacacccggaccacggagaaaccgtggaaatgtggggactgtgggaagggattcaattccccgtcacagctggaaattcatcgacgcagtcacactggggagaggccattcacctgctccgtgtgtgggaagagattcactcagtcatccacgctgctgacacaccagcgagttcacactggggagagaccgttcacctgctccgtgtgcaagatgaaattcactcattcatcccaccttctgagacaccaacgagttcactctgttgagagacctattaaatgctctgactgtgggaagagatttaaaagcagaaacaatatgctgacacaccaacgagttcacactggggagaggccgttctcctgctctgtgtgtgtgaagagattcactcagttatccaatcttctgacacaccagcgagttcacactggggagaggccgttcacctgctccgtgtgtaagaagagattcactcagtcatccaaccttctgtcacaccagcgagttcacacaggggagagaccttttaaatgctctgactgtgagaagagatttaaaagcagaaaggaactgcagacacaccagcgagttcacactggggagaagccgttctcctgctctgtgtgtgggaagagattcactcagttatccagccttctgaaacaccagcgagttcacactggggagaagccgttctcctgctctgtgtgtaagaagagattcactcagtcatccatccTGCTAATACACCAGCGGgttcactctgataagagacctttcaaatgttctgactgtgggaagagttttaaaagcaaaagtaatctgctgacacaccaacgtactcacactggggagaggccgttctcctgctctgtgtgtgtgaagagattcactcagttatCCAATCTTCTGACACACCACCGATTTCACACTgaagagagaccttttaaatgttctgactgtgggaagagatttaaaatcagaaacgaactgctgagacatcaacgcactcacactggggagagaccgttcacccgCTTTAagcgtaagaagagattcactcggtcatccaccctgctgacacaccagcgagttcactctgatgagagaccatttaaatgttctgactgtaagAAAAGCTtcaaaagcagaaacgaactgtggagtcaccaacgcacccacactggggagaggccgttcacccgcTCGAagcgtaagaagagatttactcggtcatcccaccttctgtcacaccagcgagttcacactggggagaggccgttcacctgctccgtgtgtaggaagggattcactcggtcatcccacctactgagacaccagcgagttcacactgatgagagaccttttaaatgttctgactgtgagaagaggtttaaaagcaaagttaatctgctgacacaccaacgcacccacactggggagaggccgttcacctgctccgtgtttgggaagagattcactcggtcatccaccctgctgagacaccagcgagttaactctgatgagagaccttttaaatgttctgactgtgagaagaggtttaaaagcaaagttaatctgctgacacaccaacgcattcacactggggagaggccgttcacctgctccgtgtttgggaagagattcactcggtcatccaccctgctgagacaccagcgagttaactctgatgagagaccttttaaatgttctgactgtgagaaaagctttaaaagcagaaacgaactgctgagacatcgacgcactcacactggggagagaccattctgctgctccgtgtgtaagaagagattcactcggtcatcccatcttctgtcacaccaacgagttcactctgaagagagaccttttaaatgttctgactgtgagaagaggtttaaaagcagaaacgaactgctgagacaccaacgcactcac